From one bacterium Scap17 genomic stretch:
- a CDS encoding alpha/beta hydrolase has protein sequence MPLADARKRYEQLCQQLGAPLAEGITSHENHVEVAGRATPLRLRHFIPEVARKADGNLPAPVVFLHGGAWQIGSPESHQGIASSLAAQLGREVVSVDYRLLPEASYRDALADCLATIEHLSATVEPVAIVGDSAGARLAMDVARRLDTEMPNIGLQGTRMQSLGTHGAEMEKAHHQENPPPEKPTRYVLGLIYPPMDPVFVLAKENEFALGSDAPLLGREEVVSMWLTVAEGDRSASYSPSPAHSQQPPARQIEVLAAEHDPLTQPLEAALDVWRWRGADVGYRCARGMVHAALHAHHALPEMQHAWRAFCEALDRRLCDLD, from the coding sequence ATGCCGCTGGCAGACGCCCGCAAGCGCTATGAACAACTGTGCCAGCAACTTGGTGCGCCACTCGCGGAGGGCATCACGTCTCATGAAAATCATGTCGAGGTCGCCGGCCGCGCGACGCCGCTGCGCCTGCGCCACTTCATCCCGGAGGTGGCACGCAAGGCGGATGGCAACCTGCCGGCACCGGTAGTGTTTCTGCACGGCGGGGCCTGGCAGATAGGCTCGCCGGAGAGCCATCAGGGCATCGCCTCCAGTCTGGCCGCCCAGCTGGGGCGTGAAGTGGTCAGTGTCGATTATCGCCTGCTGCCAGAAGCCAGCTATCGTGACGCACTGGCGGATTGTCTGGCGACCATCGAGCACCTCTCCGCCACTGTCGAACCGGTGGCCATCGTCGGTGACAGCGCCGGCGCTCGACTGGCGATGGATGTGGCGCGCCGACTCGATACCGAGATGCCCAACATCGGCCTGCAGGGCACGCGCATGCAAAGCCTCGGCACCCACGGCGCGGAAATGGAGAAGGCCCACCATCAGGAGAATCCGCCCCCCGAGAAGCCCACACGCTATGTGCTGGGGCTGATCTACCCGCCGATGGACCCGGTCTTCGTGCTGGCTAAAGAAAATGAGTTCGCGCTTGGCTCGGACGCCCCGCTGCTTGGCCGTGAGGAAGTGGTCAGCATGTGGCTGACCGTCGCCGAAGGCGACCGCTCTGCCAGCTACTCGCCCTCGCCGGCCCATTCCCAGCAGCCGCCGGCACGCCAGATCGAAGTGCTGGCCGCCGAGCATGATCCGCTGACCCAACCGCTGGAAGCAGCGTTGGATGTCTGGCGCTGGCGCGGTGCCGATGTCGGTTATCGCTGCGCACGCGGCATGGTGCATGCCGCACTACATGCGCATCACGCGCTCCCCGAGATGCAGCACGCCTGGCGGGCCTTCTGTGAAGCCCTCGATCGACGCCTGTGCGACCTGGACTGA
- a CDS encoding NAD-dependent epimerase/dehydratase family protein — MHVMITGAAGFLGQRLTEALIDKGSLKGQPLSRLTLLDQIEAPHPEAASCLAAEPATSLDIEIVAGDIADAEVLDRCLAGEPQVIYHLAAVVSSAAEADLALGMRVNFDATRLLLEGCAARGLRDTRLVMASSVAAYGGDLPETLSDMTALVPQNSYGTQKAMSELLINDYSRRGLVDGCVLRLPTIIVRPGRPNAAASSFASSILREPLNGEAAICPVPSELEMFVMSPRRVVAALIKGAEVASADFGLSRCFMLPGITVSVASMLAALKDIAGEQALALVKHEPDSRITAIVGSWPARFDTRKARSLGFVGDADLHEILNAYRDESAIA, encoded by the coding sequence ATGCACGTCATGATTACCGGCGCCGCCGGATTTCTCGGTCAGCGCCTGACCGAGGCCCTGATCGACAAGGGCAGCCTGAAGGGGCAGCCATTGTCACGCCTGACCCTGCTGGACCAGATCGAGGCGCCACATCCCGAGGCGGCGTCATGTCTGGCAGCCGAACCGGCCACCTCGCTGGATATCGAGATCGTGGCAGGCGATATCGCCGATGCCGAGGTGCTTGATCGCTGCCTGGCGGGTGAGCCGCAGGTGATCTATCACCTGGCAGCCGTGGTCAGCTCGGCGGCCGAGGCGGATCTGGCGCTCGGCATGCGCGTCAATTTCGATGCGACTCGCCTGCTGCTGGAAGGCTGTGCGGCGCGTGGATTGCGCGATACCCGGCTGGTGATGGCCAGCTCGGTCGCCGCCTACGGAGGCGATCTCCCCGAGACGCTGAGCGACATGACCGCGCTGGTGCCGCAGAACTCCTACGGCACCCAGAAGGCGATGTCGGAACTGCTGATCAATGACTACAGCCGTCGCGGGCTGGTGGATGGCTGCGTGCTGCGTCTGCCCACCATCATCGTGCGCCCGGGGCGTCCCAATGCGGCAGCCTCGAGCTTCGCCTCCTCCATCCTGCGTGAACCGCTCAATGGCGAAGCCGCCATCTGCCCGGTACCGAGCGAGCTCGAGATGTTCGTGATGTCGCCCCGTCGGGTGGTCGCGGCTCTGATCAAGGGCGCGGAGGTGGCGAGCGCGGACTTCGGCCTCTCGCGCTGCTTCATGCTGCCGGGCATCACCGTCAGCGTCGCGTCAATGCTCGCGGCGCTCAAGGATATCGCCGGCGAGCAGGCGCTGGCACTCGTCAAGCATGAGCCTGACTCGCGTATCACCGCCATCGTCGGCAGCTGGCCGGCGCGCTTTGACACCCGCAAGGCGCGTTCGCTGGGCTTCGTCGGCGATGCCGACCTGCACGAGATTCTCAATGCGTATCGCGACGAGAGTGCTATCGCCTAG
- the hyi gene encoding hydroxypyruvate isomerase, with the protein MTRLAANLSMLFTEHDFLDRFAAAADSGFRGVEYLFPYAYSPEALRARLDEHQLSQVLFNLPPGDWEAGERGLTCLPGREEEFRASVAEAIRYAQALDCPCVHAMAGLVPQGADEAMRARCTETYISNLRYAAAELEKVGKTLLIEPINPRDMPGFYLSGQAQAREILAQVGAANLKVQFDLYHCQIVEGDLIRNLEAQFAHIGHVQIAGVPDRHEPDVGEVHYPALFDRLESLGYDGWIGCEYRPRGETRAGLGWGREHGLTP; encoded by the coding sequence ATGACCCGATTGGCCGCCAATCTCAGCATGCTGTTCACCGAGCATGACTTTCTCGATCGCTTCGCGGCTGCGGCCGACAGCGGTTTTCGCGGGGTCGAATATCTCTTCCCCTATGCCTATTCCCCGGAAGCATTGCGCGCGAGGCTTGATGAGCACCAGCTGTCGCAGGTGCTGTTCAATCTGCCGCCGGGCGACTGGGAGGCCGGTGAGCGTGGCCTGACCTGTCTGCCGGGGCGCGAGGAGGAGTTTCGGGCCTCGGTGGCCGAGGCGATCCGCTATGCCCAGGCGCTGGACTGTCCGTGCGTGCATGCCATGGCGGGCCTGGTGCCGCAGGGCGCGGATGAGGCCATGCGCGCGCGCTGCACCGAGACCTATATCAGCAACTTGCGTTACGCCGCTGCCGAGCTTGAGAAGGTCGGCAAGACACTGCTGATCGAGCCGATCAACCCGCGCGACATGCCTGGCTTCTATCTGAGTGGCCAGGCGCAGGCACGCGAGATTCTCGCCCAGGTCGGCGCCGCCAACCTCAAGGTGCAGTTCGATCTCTATCACTGCCAGATCGTCGAGGGCGATCTGATCCGCAACCTGGAAGCGCAGTTCGCGCATATTGGCCATGTGCAGATCGCCGGCGTGCCGGACCGTCACGAGCCGGATGTCGGGGAAGTGCATTATCCGGCGCTGTTCGACCGGCTGGAGAGTCTGGGGTATGACGGCTGGATCGGCTGTGAATATCGTCCGCGGGGTGAGACGCGCGCAGGCCTCGGCTGGGGTCGCGAGCATGGCTTGACGCCCTGA
- a CDS encoding LacI family DNA-binding transcriptional regulator: MSNPPSSPRRSRKGAMQPTLNDVAREAGVSSITVSRYFNSPDSVREATRVKVEAAIEKVGYVRNMIAGSLASASSRVIPVIVPSLSNVVFIDVIKGLQEEFEAHGYQLLLGKTDYDLARETQLIRTFLGWSAAGLVVTGLRHDDATRQILENWNQPIVEIMELGEGLDLNVGMDHIAAGRAMTEHLLARGYRSIHFAGAELDRDYRAAMRYAGHREALAAAGIEEAPLLDLPVRQQMTSGAQALERIKATFPDCDAIHFANDDMACGAILAAARLGVHIPDDIAIAGFNGLPIGEHVTPRLTTIVSPREQIGRMAARKLLARINGEPVGELSHDLGFTLRVGGST; the protein is encoded by the coding sequence ATGTCTAATCCACCATCATCTCCCCGCCGCAGCCGCAAGGGTGCCATGCAGCCGACCCTGAATGACGTGGCCCGGGAAGCCGGGGTCTCCTCGATCACCGTCTCGCGCTACTTCAATAGCCCCGACAGCGTGCGCGAAGCGACACGCGTCAAGGTCGAAGCGGCCATCGAGAAGGTCGGCTACGTGCGCAACATGATTGCCGGCAGCCTGGCCTCGGCCTCCAGTCGCGTGATTCCAGTGATCGTGCCCTCATTGTCCAACGTGGTGTTCATCGACGTGATCAAGGGCCTGCAGGAGGAGTTCGAGGCACACGGCTATCAGCTGCTGCTGGGCAAGACGGATTACGATCTGGCTCGGGAAACCCAGCTGATCCGTACCTTTCTGGGCTGGTCGGCTGCGGGCCTGGTGGTGACGGGGCTGCGCCATGACGATGCGACGCGCCAGATACTGGAGAACTGGAATCAGCCGATCGTGGAAATCATGGAGCTGGGGGAAGGGTTGGATCTGAACGTGGGGATGGATCATATCGCTGCCGGACGCGCCATGACCGAGCACCTGCTGGCACGCGGGTACCGCTCGATCCACTTCGCCGGTGCCGAGCTTGATCGCGACTATCGCGCGGCGATGCGCTATGCCGGGCATCGTGAGGCGCTGGCGGCGGCCGGCATCGAGGAGGCCCCCTTGCTCGATCTGCCCGTACGTCAACAGATGACCAGCGGTGCTCAGGCGCTTGAGCGTATCAAAGCGACATTCCCTGACTGCGACGCCATCCACTTCGCCAACGATGACATGGCCTGTGGCGCCATCCTCGCCGCCGCGCGGCTTGGGGTGCATATCCCGGACGACATCGCCATCGCCGGCTTCAATGGCCTGCCGATCGGAGAGCATGTCACGCCGCGCCTCACCACCATCGTCTCACCGCGGGAGCAGATCGGCCGCATGGCAGCGCGCAAGCTGCTGGCGCGCATCAATGGCGAACCCGTCGGAGAACTGAGCCACGACCTGGGATTCACGCTGCGGGTCGGTGGCAGTACCTGA
- a CDS encoding L-carnitine dehydrogenase, producing MSQLSVVGTGVIGNGWISRALANGWDVVAFDPAPDAEARTRAFVANAWHALEKDGLAEGASVERLRFAATLEEAVIGADLIQENVPERLPLKQEILSAIDAAAEEHVVIGSSTSGFKPTDLQQDCKKAPGRVIVAHPFNPVYLLPLVELVGGEHTSPSLLEGARDDYQQLAMRPLIVRREIEGHIADRLMEALWREALHLVNDGVATTEEIDAAVVYGCGLRWSLMGTFLTFHLAGGEQGMRHMLEQFGPALKLPWTKLEAPELTDELIDKVVEGCEYQAAGRPVAELDRRRDDFLVELLSLTRKYWPEAEGLEGRI from the coding sequence ATGAGCCAGTTGTCTGTCGTAGGAACCGGTGTCATCGGCAATGGCTGGATCTCTCGTGCGCTGGCCAATGGCTGGGATGTGGTCGCCTTTGACCCGGCGCCGGACGCCGAAGCCCGTACTCGCGCCTTCGTCGCGAATGCCTGGCATGCACTGGAAAAGGATGGCCTGGCAGAGGGTGCCTCCGTCGAGCGTCTGCGCTTCGCCGCGACCCTCGAGGAAGCCGTGATCGGCGCCGATCTGATCCAGGAGAACGTGCCGGAGCGCCTGCCGCTCAAGCAGGAAATCCTCAGCGCCATTGATGCCGCTGCCGAAGAGCACGTCGTGATCGGCTCTTCCACCTCCGGCTTCAAGCCGACCGATCTGCAGCAGGACTGCAAGAAGGCACCGGGCCGCGTCATCGTCGCTCACCCCTTCAACCCGGTCTATCTGCTGCCGCTGGTCGAGCTGGTCGGTGGCGAGCACACCTCACCGTCACTGCTGGAAGGCGCTCGCGATGACTACCAGCAGCTGGCGATGCGTCCGCTGATCGTGCGTCGCGAGATCGAAGGTCACATCGCTGACCGCCTGATGGAAGCGCTGTGGCGGGAGGCCCTGCACCTGGTCAACGACGGCGTCGCCACCACCGAAGAGATCGACGCGGCTGTCGTCTATGGCTGTGGTCTGCGCTGGTCGCTGATGGGCACCTTCCTGACCTTCCACCTCGCGGGTGGCGAGCAGGGCATGCGTCACATGCTCGAACAGTTCGGCCCGGCCCTGAAACTGCCGTGGACCAAACTCGAAGCACCGGAACTGACCGACGAGCTGATCGACAAGGTCGTGGAAGGCTGCGAATACCAGGCAGCAGGCCGCCCGGTCGCCGAGCTGGACCGCCGCCGCGATGACTTCCTGGTCGAGCTCTTGAGCCTGACCCGCAAGTACTGGCCGGAAGCCGAAGGCCTCGAGGGGCGTATCTGA
- a CDS encoding aldolase, translating into MSQSQHDINVLREQIATYGKSLFDRGLTMGSSGNISQRLDDGGWLMTPTNACLGRLDPARISRLDAQGVLIDGDAPTKEHFLHRAMYDERPQSGAIVHLHSTHSVAVSCLPDVNPCECIPPLTAYYVMRVGKLPLVPYYMPGDPALGDAVRGLAGKHCAVLLANHGPVVAGKTLEAAVYATEELEETAKLFLLLQGKNPRGLTPEQVAELEAKFGRP; encoded by the coding sequence ATGAGTCAGTCACAGCACGATATCAACGTGTTGCGTGAGCAGATCGCCACCTACGGCAAGTCACTGTTCGACCGCGGCCTGACCATGGGCTCCAGCGGCAACATCAGCCAGCGGCTGGACGATGGCGGCTGGTTGATGACGCCGACCAATGCCTGCCTGGGGCGCCTGGACCCGGCGCGCATCTCGCGCCTCGATGCCCAGGGCGTATTGATCGATGGCGACGCGCCGACCAAGGAGCATTTCCTGCATCGCGCCATGTATGACGAGCGCCCGCAGTCGGGTGCCATCGTCCACCTGCATTCGACTCACTCAGTGGCGGTGTCCTGCCTGCCGGACGTGAATCCCTGCGAGTGCATTCCTCCGCTGACGGCCTATTACGTGATGCGGGTCGGCAAGCTGCCGCTGGTGCCTTACTACATGCCGGGCGACCCCGCGCTGGGCGATGCCGTGCGTGGCCTGGCCGGCAAGCACTGCGCCGTGTTGCTGGCCAATCATGGCCCTGTGGTGGCCGGCAAGACCCTGGAAGCGGCGGTCTATGCCACGGAGGAGCTTGAGGAAACCGCCAAGCTGTTCCTGTTGCTGCAGGGCAAGAACCCACGTGGGCTGACCCCGGAACAGGTGGCAGAACTCGAAGCCAAGTTCGGGCGCCCCTGA
- a CDS encoding GntP family permease — protein sequence MTDAAVAGPQVIIGLGIAIFVMIYLVLKTRVHALLALIIAASLAGLIGGMPPNEVISAITTGFGKTLSTIGLVIGFGVMMGRILEVTGAGQRMAYAILNLLGKNKEEAAMALTGYIVSIPIFCDSAYVILNPLVRSLARNSGRSVIGLGIALAAGLIITHSSVPPTPGPLGVAGIFGVDIGLMIGWGLVITAPALIALVIYARLMGPRIEAMLEAQPGGFEGSVKHDTDSMMPESQLPSLLMSCMPIGLPIALIFLNTLVSAVMGDTSNVFTSTIAFVGNPVIAVGIGVLVAIYGLMPKTPRQEVFDHLEKGVETAGIILLVTGAGGALGSVLRASGGGDYIAMQVAALGLQPLLVPFIIATLVRFIQGSGTVSMITAASISAPILMGMPDVNMVLAAQAACIGAMFFSYFNDSYFWVVNRMLGVKSTKHQMLVLTLPTTLAWAISIITLLLLNAIIG from the coding sequence ATGACAGACGCCGCCGTCGCGGGGCCACAGGTCATCATCGGCCTGGGCATCGCCATCTTCGTCATGATCTATCTGGTGTTGAAAACCCGCGTGCATGCCTTGCTGGCCTTGATCATCGCCGCCTCGCTGGCGGGGTTGATCGGCGGCATGCCGCCCAATGAGGTCATCAGTGCCATCACCACTGGTTTCGGCAAGACGCTTTCCACCATCGGCCTCGTGATCGGCTTCGGCGTGATGATGGGGCGTATCCTGGAGGTGACCGGTGCCGGGCAGCGCATGGCCTATGCCATCCTCAATCTGTTGGGCAAGAACAAGGAAGAGGCCGCGATGGCGCTGACGGGCTATATCGTCTCCATCCCGATCTTCTGTGATTCGGCCTACGTCATCCTCAACCCGCTGGTGCGTTCACTGGCGCGCAACAGCGGACGTTCGGTGATCGGTCTGGGCATCGCGCTGGCGGCCGGCTTGATCATCACCCACTCGAGCGTGCCACCGACCCCGGGCCCGCTGGGCGTGGCCGGTATCTTCGGTGTCGACATCGGTCTGATGATCGGCTGGGGCCTGGTGATTACCGCGCCGGCGCTGATTGCACTGGTGATCTATGCCCGCCTGATGGGGCCGCGTATCGAGGCGATGCTGGAAGCCCAGCCGGGTGGTTTCGAAGGTAGCGTCAAGCATGACACCGACAGCATGATGCCTGAATCGCAGCTGCCTTCCCTGCTGATGTCCTGCATGCCGATCGGCCTGCCCATCGCGCTGATCTTCCTCAATACGCTGGTCAGCGCCGTGATGGGCGATACCAGCAACGTGTTTACCAGCACCATCGCCTTCGTCGGCAATCCGGTGATCGCTGTGGGCATCGGGGTGCTGGTCGCCATCTATGGTCTGATGCCGAAGACCCCCAGGCAGGAAGTGTTCGATCATCTGGAAAAGGGTGTCGAGACGGCGGGTATCATCCTGCTGGTCACCGGTGCCGGTGGTGCGCTGGGCTCGGTACTGCGTGCCAGTGGCGGCGGCGATTACATCGCCATGCAGGTGGCAGCGCTGGGGCTTCAGCCGCTGTTGGTTCCGTTCATCATCGCCACCCTGGTGCGCTTCATCCAGGGGAGTGGCACGGTGTCGATGATTACTGCGGCCTCGATCTCCGCACCTATCCTGATGGGCATGCCGGACGTCAACATGGTGCTGGCCGCGCAGGCCGCCTGTATCGGCGCGATGTTCTTCAGCTACTTCAATGACAGCTATTTCTGGGTCGTCAACCGCATGCTCGGCGTCAAGAGCACCAAGCATCAGATGCTGGTGCTGACATTGCCGACGACACTCGCCTGGGCCATTTCCATCATTACCCTGTTGCTGCTCAACGCCATCATCGGTTGA
- a CDS encoding four-carbon acid sugar kinase family protein, which translates to MPIVLGGIADDFTGATDLANNLVRAGMRTVQVIGVPQDALQEGAANGLDLTEVDAVVVALKSRSCPVDQAIRESLAALEWLKAQGARQLFFKYCSTFDSTPEGNIGPVADALLEALSATQTAFVPAFPINGRSVYQGHLFVGDRLLNDSGMQHHPLNPMTDADIVRVLSRQTPHGVGLLDHATLRRGAQAARQRLDELAHQDVRHVVCDSLDEQDLEVLAESLVDHALVTGGSGLAQALPAQYRRKNWLEPIDDAAVLSPAQGAAMVLSGSCSRMTLKQVAHFTQQHAAFALDPVKLNASDAHFEAALGFAREQLAATDPKPFLIYASAEPESVKAAQASLGVQQAGELIECALASLASTLVAEGVGRLLVAGGETSGAVVSALDIRELRIGGQIDPGVPWTQAPHPAAGPSQPEAVLSLTLKSGNFGGEDFFTRAFDVLDAMNPREENA; encoded by the coding sequence ATGCCGATCGTACTGGGCGGAATCGCCGATGACTTCACCGGCGCGACGGATCTTGCCAACAACCTGGTACGTGCCGGCATGCGCACCGTGCAGGTGATCGGGGTACCCCAGGACGCGCTGCAGGAAGGGGCGGCGAACGGGCTGGACCTGACTGAGGTCGACGCCGTGGTGGTCGCGCTCAAGTCGCGCAGTTGCCCGGTGGATCAGGCGATCAGAGAATCCCTCGCGGCGCTTGAATGGCTGAAAGCCCAGGGCGCGCGCCAGCTGTTCTTCAAGTACTGCTCGACGTTCGATTCCACGCCCGAGGGCAACATCGGGCCGGTCGCCGATGCCTTGCTGGAGGCCTTGTCCGCCACGCAGACGGCCTTCGTACCGGCGTTCCCCATCAACGGGCGCAGTGTCTATCAAGGCCATCTGTTCGTCGGTGACCGCCTGCTCAATGACAGCGGCATGCAGCATCACCCCCTCAACCCGATGACCGATGCCGACATCGTGCGCGTGCTGTCACGCCAGACGCCCCATGGCGTGGGGCTGCTCGATCACGCCACTCTGCGCCGCGGCGCGCAGGCGGCCCGTCAGCGTCTGGACGAGCTTGCCCATCAAGACGTGCGTCATGTGGTCTGTGACAGCCTCGATGAGCAGGATCTCGAGGTGCTGGCCGAGTCATTGGTCGATCATGCGCTGGTCACCGGTGGCTCTGGCCTCGCGCAGGCCTTGCCTGCCCAGTACCGCCGCAAGAACTGGCTTGAGCCGATCGATGATGCGGCGGTGCTGTCCCCGGCGCAGGGCGCCGCGATGGTGCTGTCCGGAAGTTGTTCTCGCATGACGCTCAAGCAGGTGGCGCACTTCACGCAGCAGCATGCTGCCTTCGCGCTGGACCCCGTCAAGCTCAACGCAAGCGATGCCCACTTCGAAGCGGCGCTGGGCTTCGCCCGTGAGCAACTGGCGGCGACGGACCCCAAGCCATTTCTGATCTACGCCTCGGCCGAACCGGAGAGCGTCAAGGCGGCGCAGGCGTCACTGGGCGTCCAGCAGGCCGGTGAGCTCATCGAGTGCGCCCTGGCCAGTCTGGCCAGCACGCTGGTCGCGGAAGGCGTCGGGCGCCTGCTGGTGGCGGGGGGAGAGACCTCCGGCGCGGTAGTCTCGGCACTCGACATCCGTGAGCTGCGTATCGGCGGTCAGATCGACCCCGGCGTGCCCTGGACACAGGCACCGCACCCGGCCGCCGGCCCCTCGCAGCCGGAGGCGGTGCTCTCGCTGACACTCAAGTCCGGCAACTTCGGGGGCGAAGACTTCTTTACCCGGGCATTCGACGTTTTGGATGCCATGAATCCTCGCGAGGAGAACGCATGA
- a CDS encoding 3-keto-5-aminohexanoate cleavage protein codes for MNRKTILTCAITGAGDTASKNPNVPVTPKQIADDCIAAAKAGASVAHIHVRDPETGGISHSTEHFREVMDRVRSADTDIVMNITAGGGGDWIPDVNDPTRGGPGTDIQTPAERHAPIQELLPELCTLDCGSLNFGDMVYINTADWLREHARLVQAAGVKPELECFDLGHVWFARQLQQEGLLDDDLLFQLCLGIPWGAEADTETMLTMKNKLPTNSNWAAFGIGRMQMPMVAQAVLLGGHARVGLEDNLYLSKGVMATNAQLVEKSSGIIENLGSSVMTPAETREFLKLRDPSTGKTAGDIAALETAGGVA; via the coding sequence ATGAATCGCAAGACTATCCTGACATGCGCCATCACTGGCGCGGGTGATACCGCCAGCAAGAACCCGAATGTTCCGGTGACGCCGAAGCAGATCGCCGATGACTGCATCGCGGCCGCCAAGGCCGGTGCCAGCGTGGCTCACATTCACGTGCGTGATCCGGAGACCGGCGGCATCAGCCACTCCACCGAGCACTTCCGTGAAGTCATGGACCGTGTGCGTTCCGCCGACACCGACATCGTCATGAACATCACTGCAGGTGGCGGCGGCGACTGGATTCCGGACGTCAACGACCCGACTCGCGGTGGCCCGGGCACCGACATCCAGACCCCGGCCGAGCGTCACGCGCCGATCCAGGAACTGCTGCCGGAACTGTGCACCCTGGACTGCGGCAGCCTGAACTTCGGCGACATGGTCTACATCAACACCGCTGACTGGCTGCGCGAGCACGCTCGTCTGGTGCAGGCCGCTGGCGTCAAGCCGGAGCTCGAGTGCTTCGATCTGGGCCACGTCTGGTTCGCCCGTCAGCTGCAGCAGGAAGGTCTGCTCGACGACGACCTGCTCTTCCAGCTGTGCCTTGGCATCCCGTGGGGCGCGGAAGCCGACACCGAAACCATGCTGACCATGAAGAACAAGCTGCCGACCAACTCCAACTGGGCTGCCTTCGGCATCGGCCGCATGCAGATGCCGATGGTCGCACAGGCCGTGCTGCTGGGCGGTCACGCTCGCGTCGGTCTCGAAGACAACCTCTATCTGTCCAAGGGTGTGATGGCGACCAACGCGCAGCTGGTCGAGAAGTCCTCCGGCATCATCGAGAACCTGGGTTCCAGCGTGATGACCCCGGCCGAGACGCGTGAATTCCTCAAGCTGCGTGATCCGTCCACCGGCAAGACCGCTGGCGATATCGCCGCACTCGAAACCGCTGGAGGTGTCGCATGA
- a CDS encoding NAD(P)-dependent oxidoreductase, which produces MTAATTSPVIGLVGLGAMGMGSARAMLEAGLDVIGCDISPAACQAFEAAGGRAVASPLELAAECQVVVLVVVNADQVEQVLFGEQGEGGLAERLAPGSLVIQCATVAPSFARDLETRLNGMQLELLDAPISGGAVKARSGELSVMSSGSEAAYVKAERVLEAMAANVYRLGDCAGPGSSVKLVNQHLAGVHIAAAAEAMALGMSMGIDPDTLYDVITHSAGNSWMFENRVPHILKGDYTPLSAVDIFVKDLNIVHSTGRELKLAMPVAGSALQQFTAASGAGFGREDDSAVIKIYQRLGSFNLPAANDEGAQ; this is translated from the coding sequence ATGACAGCAGCAACGACTTCACCAGTGATCGGCCTTGTCGGCCTCGGCGCGATGGGAATGGGCAGTGCGCGCGCCATGCTGGAAGCAGGCCTGGACGTGATCGGCTGTGATATCTCGCCCGCCGCCTGTCAGGCCTTCGAAGCGGCGGGTGGCCGCGCCGTTGCCTCGCCGCTGGAACTGGCGGCCGAGTGTCAGGTGGTAGTGCTGGTCGTGGTGAATGCCGATCAGGTCGAGCAGGTGCTGTTCGGGGAGCAGGGTGAGGGCGGCCTGGCCGAGCGACTCGCGCCGGGTAGCCTGGTGATCCAGTGCGCCACAGTGGCGCCGAGCTTCGCGCGTGATCTCGAAACCCGTCTGAACGGCATGCAACTTGAGCTGCTCGACGCCCCGATCAGCGGCGGCGCCGTCAAGGCACGCAGTGGTGAGCTGTCCGTGATGTCCTCCGGCAGTGAAGCGGCTTACGTCAAGGCGGAACGCGTGCTGGAGGCGATGGCGGCCAATGTCTATCGGCTGGGCGACTGCGCCGGACCGGGCTCGAGCGTCAAGCTGGTCAATCAGCATCTCGCTGGCGTGCACATCGCGGCGGCGGCAGAAGCCATGGCGCTGGGCATGAGCATGGGGATCGACCCCGACACCCTGTATGACGTCATCACCCATTCCGCGGGCAATTCCTGGATGTTCGAGAATCGTGTGCCGCACATCCTCAAGGGCGATTACACGCCGCTGTCGGCCGTCGACATCTTCGTCAAGGACCTCAATATCGTGCACAGCACCGGCCGCGAGCTGAAGCTTGCCATGCCGGTGGCTGGCAGTGCCCTGCAGCAGTTCACCGCCGCCAGTGGGGCAGGCTTCGGGCGCGAGGATGACTCGGCCGTCATCAAGATCTATCAGCGTCTCGGCAGCTTCAACCTGCCGGCCGCAAATGATGAAGGAGCGCAGTGA